The DNA segment CGACCCAGCGGACCTGGGCGTGCTTGCGGGGTTCGCGGTTCTCGGGTTCGCCGGTCCATTCGTGGGCGGCGAAGACGACCGTGAGGAAGCCGTTGGGGGCCTCGACGCCCCAGGCGCCGTGGATGATGTGGGCGACCCTGAGGGACTCAGGCTTCACCGTGAGGCCGGTTTCCTCGTACAGCTCGCGGACTGCCGTCTCCGTGATGGGCTCGCCCGGCTCGCTCTTGCCGACAGGCAGGTCCCACATGCCCTGGGCGAACTTGGCGTTCTCGCTGCGCTGGAGGAGGACGACGCGGTTGGTGGCCTTGTCGTGGACGATGACGGCGGCGACCAGCAGAGTCATCGATTCGAGCGCCGGCGTGAGGGCCTTCGGCTGGTCGTTGGTCTGCTGGGCCACGGTGTTCCCTTCGTCGGGCGGGTTGTTGGGCATGTTAGGCGAGGGCCTCGCGGGCGCGGCGAGCGAGATCGCTGGCGCCGGGCACTTTGCGGCGCTGGTAGAGCGCGAGCGTGGAGCGGATCGAGGTGATTGCCTTACGGGTCCGGTCAGAGGTCATGCCCTCCATGAGGACCAGGGCCTGGGTCCAGGCGGCGACCGCCTCGTCCGCGCGGGCCTGGGCAGCGAGGCTGTCGCCGAGGTCGGCGTGGGTGAGCGCATGGACACGCTTGTACTTCTCGGGGTCCCAGCGGGTGAGGGCGTCGCGGTGCTGCTGTTCGGTGCCGATGTGGTCGGCGAGGTCGGTCAGGGTGCGGGCGGTGTGGCTGGCCACGGTGCCAGCGGCGGGGCCGCTCACGCGGGAGTAGCTGGGCTGGGGGCCATCGTCACGGAGGGCGGCGTCCTCGGCGGCAAGCAGGGCGCGTACGGCCGACGAGTTCTCGTCGATGGCTGCGTAGGCACGGGCGTGGGTGATGTGGAGGAGGGCCTCGGTCTGGCCGTCGACTTGGCCGAGGCCGCGTCGCAGGGCGCCTTCGACGAGGTCGACACAGTGGTGGGGCTGCTTGAGGCTCAGGGCCTGGTGGGCGAGGGCGCGCATCATCCAGGCGGCGTGGCCGTGGGGGTCGGCTTCGCAGGCGAGCTTGTAGCCGACCTGGTAGTAGCGCTGAGCCGCGCCTTCCTGGCCGAGGTCGTGGTGCTTCCATCCTGCGAGGTAGGCCAGCTCGGCGACGGCGCCGAAGGCGGCCCGGCGTAAGGCTTCGCTGGGGAACCGTCCACGCAGCATGGGAGCAGCGGTGTCGGCGAGGTACGCGGTGACCGTGGTCAGGCCGTGCCCGCCGCCGAGGCGCTCGTCGGCCGCGCTGAAGGCTGCCGTGATCTGCCGTACGACGTCCACGTCCTCCGCCCCGACCAGGGACGTGCCGGTGCGGGCGCGGAGCATGCGGGCGGTGGCTTCGTGGTCGTATCCGAGCGGCATGGCGACGCCGGCAGTGGTGAAGGCCGCGATGGCGAGGAAGCGGCGGCGCTCGACGTCGGCCCGGCCCAGGTCGGTGACCGCGAGGACGGGGTCGGATTCCGTCGGCTCTTCGTCATCACCGGTCTGGAGGCCGATCTCG comes from the Streptomyces sp. KMM 9044 genome and includes:
- a CDS encoding NUDIX domain-containing protein, which produces MPNNPPDEGNTVAQQTNDQPKALTPALESMTLLVAAVIVHDKATNRVVLLQRSENAKFAQGMWDLPVGKSEPGEPITETAVRELYEETGLTVKPESLRVAHIIHGAWGVEAPNGFLTVVFAAHEWTGEPENREPRKHAQVRWVDADAIPDDFVGTTAIALRHFLAGGTQVSLDGWS
- a CDS encoding tetratricopeptide repeat protein; its protein translation is MAAQRDPNSRLHDVIAAVDCTYEALARDVRRIAAENGEILQTNKSAISHWVNGTRAPSGRVGRYLAEALSRRAGRTVTQTEIGLQTGDDEEPTESDPVLAVTDLGRADVERRRFLAIAAFTTAGVAMPLGYDHEATARMLRARTGTSLVGAEDVDVVRQITAAFSAADERLGGGHGLTTVTAYLADTAAPMLRGRFPSEALRRAAFGAVAELAYLAGWKHHDLGQEGAAQRYYQVGYKLACEADPHGHAAWMMRALAHQALSLKQPHHCVDLVEGALRRGLGQVDGQTEALLHITHARAYAAIDENSSAVRALLAAEDAALRDDGPQPSYSRVSGPAAGTVASHTARTLTDLADHIGTEQQHRDALTRWDPEKYKRVHALTHADLGDSLAAQARADEAVAAWTQALVLMEGMTSDRTRKAITSIRSTLALYQRRKVPGASDLARRAREALA